In Amaranthus tricolor cultivar Red isolate AtriRed21 chromosome 3, ASM2621246v1, whole genome shotgun sequence, a single window of DNA contains:
- the LOC130807298 gene encoding HMG-Y-related protein A-like isoform X1, producing the protein MATEDVYKLPPYPELIIEAIDALNEKMGSNKTSISKYIESKYPNLPAGHSTLLKHHLNRMKETEELIFWKNNYMKPDPNFIRRGRGRPPKPKEPGMQTSSSPARPRGRPRKDEYDAGDVPIQVPAATTDPVKKQKVSPSEDFGGSFDSIGMGSNSKTGRPRGRPPKVKPQLGGEGVSA; encoded by the exons ATGGCTACTGAAGATGTCTATAAACTTCCTCCCTATCCCGAG TTGATTATTGAAGCTATAGATGCCTTAAATGAGAAAATGGGTTCAAACAAGACTTCTATCTCAAAATACATTGAATCCAAGTACCCGAACTTGCCTGCTGGACACTCAACGCTGCTGAAACATCATTTAAACAGAATGAAAGAAACCGAAGAGCTTATTTTCTGGAAAAACAACTACATGAAGCCTGATCCCAACTTTATCCGTCGTGGACGTGGAAGGCCTCCTAAGCCCAAGGAGCCAGGCATGCAAACTTCTAGTAGCCCAGCTAGGCCCAGGGGTCGACCAAGAAAAGACGAGTATGATGCTGGTGATGTTCCTATTCAGGTCCCTGCTGCAACAACCGATCCTGTGAAGAAGCAGAAAGTGTCCCCATCCGAAGATTTTGGAGGTAGCTTCGATAGCATCGGTATGGGCTCAAACTCGAAAACCGGAAGGCCAAGAGGTAGGCCCCCAAAGGTGAAGCCTCAACTAGGAGGTGAAGGGGTTTCAGCCTAA
- the LOC130807298 gene encoding HMG-Y-related protein B-like isoform X2, protein MSINFLPIPSSFGQLIIEAIDALNEKMGSNKTSISKYIESKYPNLPAGHSTLLKHHLNRMKETEELIFWKNNYMKPDPNFIRRGRGRPPKPKEPGMQTSSSPARPRGRPRKDEYDAGDVPIQVPAATTDPVKKQKVSPSEDFGGSFDSIGMGSNSKTGRPRGRPPKVKPQLGGEGVSA, encoded by the exons ATGTCTATAAACTTCCTCCCTATCCCGAG tTCCTTTGGGCAGTTGATTATTGAAGCTATAGATGCCTTAAATGAGAAAATGGGTTCAAACAAGACTTCTATCTCAAAATACATTGAATCCAAGTACCCGAACTTGCCTGCTGGACACTCAACGCTGCTGAAACATCATTTAAACAGAATGAAAGAAACCGAAGAGCTTATTTTCTGGAAAAACAACTACATGAAGCCTGATCCCAACTTTATCCGTCGTGGACGTGGAAGGCCTCCTAAGCCCAAGGAGCCAGGCATGCAAACTTCTAGTAGCCCAGCTAGGCCCAGGGGTCGACCAAGAAAAGACGAGTATGATGCTGGTGATGTTCCTATTCAGGTCCCTGCTGCAACAACCGATCCTGTGAAGAAGCAGAAAGTGTCCCCATCCGAAGATTTTGGAGGTAGCTTCGATAGCATCGGTATGGGCTCAAACTCGAAAACCGGAAGGCCAAGAGGTAGGCCCCCAAAGGTGAAGCCTCAACTAGGAGGTGAAGGGGTTTCAGCCTAA
- the LOC130808285 gene encoding uncharacterized protein LOC130808285 — translation MRMIYGDANEEYSRFWDYAEAIRKLNSAYKEGFVTRCRRIIRVDGEHLKGPYPGILLTAVAKDGNNNIFPIAIFPIAWAMVATESANTWTWFLALLVDDINLVTDKDSEITFMSDRQKGLIDALKNVVLQSEVRFCCRYIWTNFKKQFSRELFRHLLWKAARATTNYHFQQQMTAIKDILVEAYEYLVAIPSAHWSKHAFTTKSKSGMLLNNCCESFNNVLRDAMGKPIISLMEWIRRYVMQSCAAKREGLMDEDDETYVVNLQTMKCTCYKWNLLGIPCTHAMACNSRRKLDFVPYVKEAYYVSTYVRTCSPIFHGMPGHKQWTSSKLARPLPPPFRNMPGRPSKKKRKPEADEGRDGKKKKESLVSRGKKNKCANCGNFGHYKKTCKNPLQVHRRPSLDLENWGRRLEFGFLGMKMSIRKAKKDDTKGHINGEYFKSESMLSFLKRHQH, via the exons ATGAGGATGATTTATGGGGATGCAAATGAGGAGTATAGTAGGTTTTGGGATTATGCAGAAGCAATAAGAAAGTTAAATTCAG CTTATAAGgagggttttgtgactcggtgTCGACGTATCATTAGGGTTGATGGAGAACATTTAAAAGGGCCATATCCTGGAATATTGTTGACTGCAGTAGCTAAGGATGGGAATAACAACATATTTCCCATAGCAATATTTCCCATAGCGTGGGCTATGGTTGCAACAGAGAGTGCAAATACTTGGACATGGTTCTTAGCGCTTCTAGTTGACGACATTAACTTAGTGACAGACAAAGATAGTGAAATTACATTCATGAGTGACAGACAAAAG GGTTTGATAGATGCATTGAAAAATGTTGTCCTACAGTCAGAAGTTAGATTTTGTTGTAGATATATATGGACAAACTTTAAAAAGCAATTCTCCAGAGAGCTATTTAGGCATTTATTATGGAAGGCGGCCAGAGCTACAACTAAT TATCATTTTCAACAACAAATGACTGCAATTAAAGACATATTAGTAGAGGCGTACGAGTACTTAGTTGCCATTCCTAGTGCCCACTGGTCCAAACATGCATTTACAACAAAGAGTAAGTCTGGAATGTTACTCAACAATTGTTGTGAATCCTTTAACAATGTGTTGAGAGATGCTATGGGAAAGCCTATCATTTCATTAATGGAATGGATCAGAAGATATGTCATGCAAAGTTGTGCAGCAAAAAGGGAAGGCCTGA tggatgaagatgatgaaacaTACGTGGTTAACCTACAAACTATGAAATGCACTTGCTACAAGTGGAATTTATTGGGAATACCATGTACACATGCAATGGCTTGTAACTCGAGAAGGAAATTAGATTTTGTTCCTTATGTCAAAGAAGCATATTATGTAAGTACATATGTAAGAACATGTTCGCCAATATTTCATGGTATGCCTGGACATAAACAATGGACATCAAGTAAATTAGCTAGGCCTCTTCCTCCACCTTTTCGAAATATGCCAGGGAGGCCgtcaaagaagaaaagaaagccAGAAGCTGATGAGGGTAGGGATggtaagaagaaaaaggaaagttTGGTTAGTAGGGGAAAGAAGAATAAATGTGCAAATTGTGGTAACTTTGGGCATTACAAGAAAACTTGCAAGAATCCACTACAAGTGCATCGAAGGCCAAG CCTAGATCTTGAAAATTGGGGAAGAAGACTTGAGTTTGGGTTCCTGGGAATGAAAATGTCAATTAGGAAG GCCAAAAAGGATGACACAAAAGGACATATAAATGGGGAGTACTTTAAATCAGAATCAATGTTGTCCTTTCTCAAAAGGCATCAGCATTAG